The sequence below is a genomic window from Sphingobacterium sp. ML3W.
CTAACAATTTCCGAAAATTGATTTTTTATTTAACAAACATTTCAAACGTTTATTTGTATTTTAATTTTACGATTAAAATGAAACAAATTTTAATTATATTCAAGTAAAAAATAAGGATATTATGTCTATTGTATCAAAGGATCTTGAAATTCAGGAAAATCTCATTACACTTATTGAAGATCTCCAAAACAACATACATGACATTAGCCATCGTATAGCAGATTACGGTCAATTATATAACCAAGCTCGAAACCGGATTGGTGCATATGATGATAGGAATGAGAAAATAACAGACCAAATTGGTGAAAAGCACCACAATTTATATCATAAAAAGAAAGCGCTCAATTATCTTTTTGAAATTATAATGGATTATCGAGATGCTAATGGTATTTACCACGAATATGATGATATGATTGCTCAAGTAGAAAATATTATGCTAGCTTTTGCTGAAAAAGAGCAATATGAAGATGCCGCAACTATAAAGAAATGGCACGACCGCCTCCATAAGGCTATTTATATCGTGTAAACCATACTTAGGCTTTATTTGTTAGTCTGTTAATCGTACTTTTGCCCATCATAAAAAGATCGACATGAAAAAACCTGCTGTACAAATAGATTTACACGCTGAAGCCTTTCTTTCCGACTGGGAAGATTATACGGCTGACGAATTAGCAAATGAATCCCTTATCTATATGCGCGATATGTTGGACGCTGCTATTTATTGGGATATGCCAGAAATAAAGTTTGTGCATGGGAAAGGAAAAGGTATCTTAAAAAGAATGATCTACGATGAATTAAAATTCTATAAAGATCAGGGTGCCATCTCACATTACCATCCTACATACCATAATGAAGACATTGTCGTCGTGATTATTGGATTTTGATTCCTAAATCTTTCCCAATTCTTATCTTAACCTTGTCCATAACGAACGTATATGAAGATACTATTGATAGAAGATGAAGTCGCTTTAAGCCAAGTCATCATGGAATCCTTACTAGCGGAAAAACACCGTGTAGAGCAAGCTTTTGACTACGAAAGTGCTCTTGAGAAAATAGCCCTCTATACCTATGATTGCATTTTACTGGATATCATGTTGCCAGGTGGATCAGGTTTACAACTTATGGAGAAAATAAAAGAAAATGGGAAGGATGAATCTGTGATCATTTTATCTGCCAAAGATTCCGTTGACGACAAAGTCAAGGGACTAGAGTTGGGTGCTGATGATTATTTAGCTAAACCCTTTCATTTGGCGGAACTACATGCGCGGATCAAATCCATTATACGTAGAAAAAATCAGCATGGCGACGATATTTTGGTTTATAAAAATATTGCCGTTAACACGACAGACAGGAGCATAACAGTCAATGGAAAACCCGTCACCCTCAATAGAAAGGAATTTGACCTTTTGTATTACTTTATCATCAGGCCTACCAAACTCATTCAAAAAAACAGTTTGGCCGAATCTATCTGGGGAGACCATATCGATCAGGCCGATAGTCTAGATTTTATCTATTCCCAAATCAAAAATCTAAGAAAAAAATTAAAAGATAGCCAAGCCGATATCGATATTCAAGCCGTTTATGGAATCGGATATAAATTAATTTAATGACGAAATCACTCAAAAACTATACGATACGCTATATCACGATCATGATTTTGATCGTGATTGCCGTATGGGCGTTATTATTCTATGCCTTTATCATGGAGGAGGTTTACGATAATGTTGATGATGGATTAAAAAATCAAAAAATAGAAATTATCCGAGCGGCTTATAATGATGAGACAATCTTAAAGATTGATACATTCGGTATCAATCAATTCAAGATTACAAAAGCCTCCCAACAAATACAACAAGGTAAGAAAAACACGTTTAAGAACGACCTGATTTACATGCCATATGACGAGGATATGGAACCTTACCGCATCTTAAACACTTACTTCTATGGAAAAGACAAACAATTATATCATTTAGAAATTCGAACCTCTACTGTCGAAGAAGACGAATTACAATATGATCTCGCTACTGCATTAATTGTTCTCTATATTTTAATTATCATAAGTATCCTTTCAATAAATACCTTAGTCTTTCATCGCGCATTTAAACCATTTTATCAAATATTGGATAAATTAGAAAAATATCATTTTGGTAAATTAAAAGCGACACAAACTATAAAAAGCAATGTTAGAGAGTTTATTTTATTGGACTCGGAGATTGATAAAATGTTGGATCGTAATGAAAAGATATTCCAGCAGCAAAAATTATTTATTGAAAATGCCGCACATGAGCTACAGACACCTTTAGCGATCTCTACCAATAAACTCGAATTATTACTGGAAGATGAACGATTAAGTGAACAACAATTAATCGCCATCAGTGAGACCAAAGAAGCCCTGGAACGCATGATTAAGTTGAACAAAGCCTTACTCATGCTTTCGCGTATTGAAAACAATCAATTTGAAAGTACAGATAAGGTAATATTCAATTCTCTTATCCATCAAATTTGTGATGAGTTAGCAGACTTGATAGAATATAAAGGAATAACGGTCGAGATAGCTGACCACGGTACATTTATCCTAGAATTTAATTCGGACCTTGCTACTATTTTGCTATCTAACCTAATCCGTAATGCCATTACTTACAATAAACCGAAAGATGGTCTGATTAAAATTGATATCCACGGCGATTCTTTTTCTATCGCTAATACGGGTAATAATACAGCATTGCCTCCAAATAGTATCTTCAATCGGTTCCATAAAGAAAATAGTGCAATAAATTCAAACGGTTTAGGCCTTTCGATTGTTAAAACAATTATAGATACAAGTAGCAAAATTGAAATACACTACTCATACTCAAATAGTTTTCATGTTTTTAACATACAAAAGCTATAATTCCTAAATCTTTACCAAATCATAGGGGAACTTTGATATATAAAATAAAAGGAGAATATATTATGAACAAAATTAAAACAATAGCCATCGTCGCACTAGTAGGGCTATCGACGATTACATTTGCACAAAAAAAAGTAATCAACAGTAACGAGTTGCCCGCAAATGCACAGACATTCATCAAAAACAATTTTGCTACTAATCAAATCAGTAGTACGATTGAAGAAAAAGAAAAACTCTTTTCAAAGGAATACAAAGTAATCCTAAACAATGGTACAAAAATCGAATTTGATAAATCTGGAAATTGGGAAGAAGTTGATGGTGAAAAAACAGCAATTCCTTTAAAAATCGTTCCGACAGCGATTCAAAATTATGTAACTAAAAGTTTTCCCGATACACAAATCGTAAAAATAAAAAAATCATCACGTAAATACGAAGTCGAAATATCAAATGGTATTGATTTAGAGTTTAATAAAAAAGGAGAATTTATCCGAATTGATGATTAATTCAAAAGGAAAAGATATGAAAAAATTAATTATAGGATTCGTAGCTCTGCTTACTATCGTATTCATTACGGTATCCTGCGACGACAAGGACGATGATCACCAAATACCAAGCACCTCTTTACCTGCTCCAGCGATAGGTTTTCTTGATATGAATTTTAAAGATATCAAAATTCGTAATGTAGAGAAAAAGAATCCAAATCAGGCAAATGGAACTGTTTACAGCGTTGAATTAGTAAATGGTATAGAAGTGGATTTTGATCAGGAAGGAATTTGGAAAGAGGTAGAGTCTGATAATAATACCGCCATACCCACAGGTTTTATATTGCCATCCATTGTCAGTTATGTAACTACAAATTATACAACTGCACAAATCACGGCTATCGACAAAGTTGCTACCGGATTTGAAGTCGACCTCACAAATGATATCGATTTACTATTCGATGTTAATGGTGATTTTGTAAAAATAGTTTTATAATAAAAAAAGCCACTTTCATATCTATGAAAGTGGCTTTTTTTATTATTATCCAATTATTTTTTAGCTGGTGTAATTTTTATCTTTCTAAACTCTATGGGAGCGTGATCCCCTTGTAAATAGATTGGTCCTGGCTCACCCTCTTTGCTATCTAAAGCGCCGCCTGTGATACCCGGAATCTCTTGATTATTGATGATGGTCTTACCATTTGCTACCACAGTTACCAATCGGCCTACAAGCGTTACTTCATATTTTTGCCATTCATTTGGCCCCAAAGCCACCATTTCATTTGGTGCTAAAAACCCGTAGATAGCACCAAAATAAAGGCTACCAGGGTGCTGATCCTTAGGACTATCTTCGATTTGCAATTCATAGCGACCTCTCAAATAAATCCCCGAATTACCACCTTCTGCATATCTAAACTCTGCTTCCAGTTTGAAATCTTCAAACTTTTCATCTGTTATTAAATTAGCACCTGCTTTATCACTCGTTAAGATACCATCTTTCACCGACCAATTATTATCACCACCAACTGGCTTCCACCCTGTCAAATCTTTACCGTTGAATAGCTCAATAGCCTCACCCCACTGTACTGTACCTGTACGATTCAAATAAGGTGCTTTCTCGCCTGTAAAATTATGGCTGATTCCTTTATTTGATGTCACTGTTCCTTTTATTCCTGTTGCCGTCACTTCACCTTCAATTACAAAGTCACCTTCACCGCCTTCCCATTGAGGAGGAATAGCAAACGAGAATTTTCCATTTTCAAACTTCACATGAGAAACAGGACGAGCACTACCACTATCTCCTACATAAGTACCTACTAAAGTATTAAACCCAGACAGCTTGACCTCAATCCAAGAAGGAGCTACTTTTCCATCTTTATCCACATTTAAATCCCAACGGCCAATTAAAGCCTTCGCTAATTCAGGTACAACTTGCTGCGCTGGATTATGTTGAACTTCCTGCACTTTTTTTTGTTCTTGATTTTGACATGAACTTACACCTGCTCCCAATAAACAAAAGAGAACACTATATTTTAAACGATTTTTTAACATTTTTTAAGAATTGTTATACAGATTTAGATTTTCATTATAATTACTAAAACGAATATACTAAAAATATCAAACTTAGATAAATTTGCTTTTATACTCTAATTATAATCGCGTTAATTATTAATGGAAATTTCCAATCTATCCGCTGAATATGAAATTATTTATTCCGATGAAATATTGAATCCGAGAGTTCCGATATGACCAAAATAAAGAACATGCTTTATATCTTAAATTTTATCAAATGTAAAAATTAATTCCACTTTTAGTAAAGATATTTGTATCAACAAATTAGATACATCATGAAAACAATAGTAACAACAAAAACAATCGTTCGATTACTGATTATATGGATCGTTGTGATTGGATTAATGCTATTTGAAAACCAACTATTCAAAACCACACTGTCATCAACAACAGCGGTCGTTCTATTTATGGTGCTCCTTACTACCATTCTAACGGCATCTTTTGGAGTTGTAAAAGAAGCCGATGAACTAGCACATAAACTAGGGGAACCTTTTGGTACTTTAATCCTCACCCTTTCTATCGTTGCGATAGAAGTCGTACTCATAGCTGCCGTTATGCTTGGACCGGCGGAATCACCGACGATAGGTAAAGACTCTATATTTTCTGTGATGATGATTATCATGAATCTAGTTGTCGGACTCTGCATCTTATTGGGAAGTAGTAAACATCAAGAGCAAGAGTACAATGCGCAAGGTACGTTGACCTATTTCTCTATGATTGTGATATTAGGAGGTACTTCGCTTTTATTGCCAAATTTTATCAAAGGAAGCGGCGATGGATCATTTACTACTGTACAGGCTTTATTCATATCTACTATCATCATTCTTGTATACGTAGCTTTTCTACGTTATCAACTTAAAGGATATCACCATCTTTATATACAACCTATGGCAGGAACCCTAGAAATAAAGTATCCAAAACAAAAATTAAATTCCCAGTTGGACCAAGACCATACAAATTTAGATAATAAAAAACAGATCTGGATACGTTCTATTTTATTGTTGCTCATGATTTTACCGATTGTGTTATTATCGCATCAAATGGCTATAGTCGTGGACTATGGCATCGAAACGATCCAACTTCCATTAGCATTGGGAGGTATATTGATAGCAATTATTGTCTTTACACCAGAATCAATAACAGCCGTCAAAGCTGCTATAAACAATGAATTCCAGCGCAGCATCAATTTGTGTCATGGTGCATTTGTTTCAACTGTAGGTCTCACTGTGCCAGCTGTCCTACTTGTGGGGCTTCTAAAGGGAAAATTAGTCCTATTTGGATTATCAGACACAGAAACTGTTTTATTTGTGATGACACTCCTCTTAAGTCTAATCTCATTCTTAGGCAAGAGGACAACGCCTATTTTAGGGGTCATTCATTTAGCACTATTCGCAATTTATATGCTATTGGTATTTAATCCTTGATTGGTATAGATAAAGCAACGGTAACTGACCTCAGTTTATAACCCAGCGCCTTTAACCAAAAAAAGACTCATAACTTAATAAAATGCATGAGCATATATATATGATTTGGGGAATTAAAAACAACACGAATAAAAAAGAGTTTTCTTTATAGTTTGTTAAAAGCTATTTTGCTAAATTTAACCTATAAATTATTCAAAAAAGACGAGCATCATGTTTGAAAAAGAAATATACATCAAAAGAAGAAGCGAGCTCAGTTCCAAATTTTCATCTGGACTACTCCTATTTTTAGGAAATATTGAAAACCCAATCAATTTTGAGCACAACACCTACCCTTTCCGTCAAGATAGTAGCTTTTTATACTACATGGGGATAAAGAGTCCAAAACTGGCTGCTGTAGTGGATATCGAGGCCGGTGAAACCGTATTGTTCGGCGATGAGATGAGTATCGATGATATCGTATGGATGGGACAGCAGCAGACTCTAAACGAAAAAGCGCAATGGGTAGGCATAACAAGCCTACGCCCATTCCGTGATTTACATCAGTATTTGGAAAAGGCAAAAAAAAATAATAAGCCGGTACATTATCTACCTCCTTACCAGTCACATAATAAATTACTATTACAACAACTGCTCAACCTAGCCATTGATGAAATCAAACCATCAGTTGCTCTAATTCAAGCTGTAGTCTCTCAAAGGAATATCAAAGCAGCAGAAGAGATTGTTGAATTGGAAAAAGCTGTAGATGTAGCAGTGGATATGCATCGTTTAGCTATCAAAATGACCAGACCAGGTATGCATGAATTTGAAATCAGCAATGCCATGCAACATTTTGCTCAAAATAAACAAATGTCCTTATCCTATCCACCAATAGTGACCAAACATGGAGAAATATTGCACAATCATATCCAATACCATAAGATCAAGGCAGGAGATATGCTCCTTAATGACTCAGGAGTTGAAACAGCCTTAGGATATGCTTCGGACTTAACACGTACATTTCCTGTTGGCAAACGCTTTAATCCCTTACAAGAAGAACTATATACTATAGTATTACATGCATTCAAAACGGCAGAAGCAGAATTGGCCCCAGATGTTGCATTCAAAAATATCCACTTGAGAGCCTGTGAAGCTCTAGCCGAAGGATTGATTCAGATTGGGTTTATGAAGGGAAATGCACAAGATGCAGTAGCCAATCATGCCCATTCATTGTTTTTTCAGTGTGGGTTAGGTCACATGCTTGGACTGGATGTACACGATATGGAAGATTTAGGTGAGCAGTATGTAGGATACACCGCAGACGAACCCAAGGACACCGAAACCTTTGGTATAAAATCATTACGATTGGGGAAAAAACTAGAAGTAGGTAATGTTGTTACGGTAGAACCCGGTATTTATATTATTCCAGAACTGATACAATTATGGGGGCAACAAAATCTGCATAGCGATTACATCAATTATGATTTTCTAAGCAAACATCTCGATATTGGCGGTATACGTATCGAAGATGATTATGTCATCCAAGATTCAGGCTACCATCGTTTAGGAAAATACCTAGAAAGGGAAATCCATGAAATTTATGAATTGAAAGACCAAGGAACAGATTAAATCAAACCCTGTGTTTTAATCTAATTGGAAAAATTACAAAAAAGAGGGGATAAATGCATGAGCGTGTATCCCCTCTTTTCCATTTTTGTCTTATATCCATTCCCACTATATACAATCTACCCCTTGATTGTATTTATACTTTCATATTCTTGTTTTCTATTCGCCATACAAATTGCAAAACATTCCATAATCCAGACAAAAATCTCATACACACTTGTATTACTTTATGCTTAACTCTCGATATAAAAGATTTGTTTTTTTAAATTGAAAATCCAAGACAAAAGCTAAAAGAACCACTGAATCTGGGCAAAAGAAATTTCAACAGATACAAATGTGTAAAACTTGAATTTATAAACCTGTCTTTAAACGACTTAATTATATTTTTTAACATTTTTTTAACAAAAATTACAAATTAAAGACTACTTATTAGGTGGATTTTATATATTTGCCTTAATAACATTAAATAATGACACTTAACACCATCAATATGTGCGCAAGACGAATGCTTTTAGGAGGTAGTTTACGTTAATAATTCACTAACCGCCTCCTATAACAAAAGCCACAATAAACATCTTATATCCTGATTTTAACATGACAAAACATACAACAAATTTTGTCGTAGCAGCAGCGCTTTGCCTAAGTTCGAGCGCACTATACGCACAATCC
It includes:
- a CDS encoding Smr/MutS family protein, with the protein product MKKPAVQIDLHAEAFLSDWEDYTADELANESLIYMRDMLDAAIYWDMPEIKFVHGKGKGILKRMIYDELKFYKDQGAISHYHPTYHNEDIVVVIIGF
- a CDS encoding response regulator transcription factor, which encodes MKILLIEDEVALSQVIMESLLAEKHRVEQAFDYESALEKIALYTYDCILLDIMLPGGSGLQLMEKIKENGKDESVIILSAKDSVDDKVKGLELGADDYLAKPFHLAELHARIKSIIRRKNQHGDDILVYKNIAVNTTDRSITVNGKPVTLNRKEFDLLYYFIIRPTKLIQKNSLAESIWGDHIDQADSLDFIYSQIKNLRKKLKDSQADIDIQAVYGIGYKLI
- a CDS encoding sensor histidine kinase — protein: MTKSLKNYTIRYITIMILIVIAVWALLFYAFIMEEVYDNVDDGLKNQKIEIIRAAYNDETILKIDTFGINQFKITKASQQIQQGKKNTFKNDLIYMPYDEDMEPYRILNTYFYGKDKQLYHLEIRTSTVEEDELQYDLATALIVLYILIIISILSINTLVFHRAFKPFYQILDKLEKYHFGKLKATQTIKSNVREFILLDSEIDKMLDRNEKIFQQQKLFIENAAHELQTPLAISTNKLELLLEDERLSEQQLIAISETKEALERMIKLNKALLMLSRIENNQFESTDKVIFNSLIHQICDELADLIEYKGITVEIADHGTFILEFNSDLATILLSNLIRNAITYNKPKDGLIKIDIHGDSFSIANTGNNTALPPNSIFNRFHKENSAINSNGLGLSIVKTIIDTSSKIEIHYSYSNSFHVFNIQKL
- a CDS encoding PepSY-like domain-containing protein, whose protein sequence is MNKIKTIAIVALVGLSTITFAQKKVINSNELPANAQTFIKNNFATNQISSTIEEKEKLFSKEYKVILNNGTKIEFDKSGNWEEVDGEKTAIPLKIVPTAIQNYVTKSFPDTQIVKIKKSSRKYEVEISNGIDLEFNKKGEFIRIDD
- a CDS encoding PepSY-like domain-containing protein, with the protein product MKKLIIGFVALLTIVFITVSCDDKDDDHQIPSTSLPAPAIGFLDMNFKDIKIRNVEKKNPNQANGTVYSVELVNGIEVDFDQEGIWKEVESDNNTAIPTGFILPSIVSYVTTNYTTAQITAIDKVATGFEVDLTNDIDLLFDVNGDFVKIVL
- a CDS encoding DUF1080 domain-containing protein produces the protein MLKNRLKYSVLFCLLGAGVSSCQNQEQKKVQEVQHNPAQQVVPELAKALIGRWDLNVDKDGKVAPSWIEVKLSGFNTLVGTYVGDSGSARPVSHVKFENGKFSFAIPPQWEGGEGDFVIEGEVTATGIKGTVTSNKGISHNFTGEKAPYLNRTGTVQWGEAIELFNGKDLTGWKPVGGDNNWSVKDGILTSDKAGANLITDEKFEDFKLEAEFRYAEGGNSGIYLRGRYELQIEDSPKDQHPGSLYFGAIYGFLAPNEMVALGPNEWQKYEVTLVGRLVTVVANGKTIINNQEIPGITGGALDSKEGEPGPIYLQGDHAPIEFRKIKITPAKK
- a CDS encoding calcium:proton antiporter; the encoded protein is MKTIVTTKTIVRLLIIWIVVIGLMLFENQLFKTTLSSTTAVVLFMVLLTTILTASFGVVKEADELAHKLGEPFGTLILTLSIVAIEVVLIAAVMLGPAESPTIGKDSIFSVMMIIMNLVVGLCILLGSSKHQEQEYNAQGTLTYFSMIVILGGTSLLLPNFIKGSGDGSFTTVQALFISTIIILVYVAFLRYQLKGYHHLYIQPMAGTLEIKYPKQKLNSQLDQDHTNLDNKKQIWIRSILLLLMILPIVLLSHQMAIVVDYGIETIQLPLALGGILIAIIVFTPESITAVKAAINNEFQRSINLCHGAFVSTVGLTVPAVLLVGLLKGKLVLFGLSDTETVLFVMTLLLSLISFLGKRTTPILGVIHLALFAIYMLLVFNP
- a CDS encoding aminopeptidase P family protein: MFEKEIYIKRRSELSSKFSSGLLLFLGNIENPINFEHNTYPFRQDSSFLYYMGIKSPKLAAVVDIEAGETVLFGDEMSIDDIVWMGQQQTLNEKAQWVGITSLRPFRDLHQYLEKAKKNNKPVHYLPPYQSHNKLLLQQLLNLAIDEIKPSVALIQAVVSQRNIKAAEEIVELEKAVDVAVDMHRLAIKMTRPGMHEFEISNAMQHFAQNKQMSLSYPPIVTKHGEILHNHIQYHKIKAGDMLLNDSGVETALGYASDLTRTFPVGKRFNPLQEELYTIVLHAFKTAEAELAPDVAFKNIHLRACEALAEGLIQIGFMKGNAQDAVANHAHSLFFQCGLGHMLGLDVHDMEDLGEQYVGYTADEPKDTETFGIKSLRLGKKLEVGNVVTVEPGIYIIPELIQLWGQQNLHSDYINYDFLSKHLDIGGIRIEDDYVIQDSGYHRLGKYLEREIHEIYELKDQGTD